From the Oncorhynchus clarkii lewisi isolate Uvic-CL-2024 unplaced genomic scaffold, UVic_Ocla_1.0 unplaced_contig_12242_pilon_pilon, whole genome shotgun sequence genome, one window contains:
- the LOC139394480 gene encoding protein FAM83F-like — protein sequence MAESQLTCMEDGHIKENVPESKPEFYYSEEQRAAVEQLLKNGDGAFKMRLKEDKVKDFLSARDIKTIRNTFKEYDTEDEEKCGELKAKPDDSKANSGHHSTYWPQMSDTEVPPLDLGWPNGGLFKGVTRVAVHTHPPKENGPHIKEVIRRLIQEATKVLAIVMDLLTDIQILQDLLDAASRRSVAVYILLDVSGVPHFLDMCCRLQVGAQHLRNIRTRTVQGTGLGLSFGRLLGSLCSKYMLVDGDKVMFGSYSFSWSSSRMDRNMITVMTGQVIDFFDRDFCELYAVSEKLDLYKEFNLSPPPKMAAATRLKVEPVKPQLRAATSRFQVSLGNSRGGDLQVPAHKYHNPKYSLVYGNSVPGLMGSLQDLPGIEKTAITAGPEGLMQVNSEWLDQLTPLPPDSGKVGPKKTSSILEKKSRSSFKKLFKGKSTANQSVDTGGDSPATSPISSPTSLGTNSMEEMNNLEVMVKQPMKSKKFKTSLKSASQQTVNTQDNDSLKSRRPSTKNKCSPS from the exons ATGGCCGAGTCCCAGCTAACATGCATGGAGGACGGCCACATCAAAGAGAACGTCCCGGAGTCCAAACCGGAGTTTTACTACAGCGAAGAACAACGCGCGGCGGTTGAACAACTGCTCAAAAACGGTGACGGCGCGTTCAAAATGCGACTGAAAGAGGACAAAGTGAAAGACTTTCTCTCGGCCCGTGATATTAAAACGATAAGGAACACTTTCAAAGAATATGACACTGAAGATGAAGAGAAGTGCGGAGAATTAAAAGCGAAACCCGACGATTCCAAAGCGAACTCGGGGCACCATTCGACGTACTGGCCGCAGATGTCGGATACAGAGGTGCCGCCGTTGGATCTCGGTTGGCCCAACGGGGGTTTGTTCAAGGGGGTCACACGCGTGGCGGTTCACACGCACCCGCCAAAAGAGAACGGACCGCACATCAAGGAGGTCATTCGTAGGCTGATCCAAGAAGCTACCAAG GTGTTAGCTATAGTCATGGACCTGCTGACAGACATCCAGATACTGCAGGACCTGCTGGACGCAGCGTCGCGGCGCTCCGTGGCCGTCTACATCCTGTTGGATGTCAGCGGGGTTCCACACTTCCTGGATATGTGCTGCAGGCTGCAGGTCGGAGCTCAGCACCTGCGG aacatcaggacTCGTACAGTTCAGGGGACAGGGTTGGGTCTGTCCTTCGGTAGACTCCTTGGTTCTTTGTGTAGTAAATACATGCTGGTGGATGGGGACAAAGTCATGTTCGGCTCTTACAG CTTCTCATGGAGTTCGTCTCGGATGGACCGCAACATGATCACGGTCATGACTGGCCAGGTGATCGACTTCTTCGACCGCGACTTCTGCGAGCTCTACGCCGTGTCCGAAAAATTGGACCTCTACAAGGAGTTCAACCTCAGCCCACCTCCCAAAATGGCCGCCGCCACGCGGCTCAAAGTGGAGCCTGTAAAACCCCAGTTACGAGCCGCCACATCCAGATTCCAGGTCAGTCTAGGCAACTCGCGTGGAGGTGATCTCCAGGTGCCTGCACATAAATACCACAACCCCAAATACTCTTTGGTGTACGGGAATAGTGTTCCTGGACTGATGGGGTCCTTGCAGGATCTACCAGGCATAGAAAAGACAGCTATAACTGCGGGTCCTGAGGGACTAATGCAGGTGAACAGCGAGTGGTTGGATCAACTCACCCCGCTACCACCCGACAGCGGGAAGGTAGGGCCGAAAAAAACCAGCAGCATTTTGGAGAAGAAATCCCGCTCTTCTTTTAAGAAACTCTTCAAGGGGAAATCGACAGCCAATCAGAGCGTGGACACCGGGGGTGATAGCCCGGCAACCAGTCCAATCTCCTCCCCCACATCGTTGGGAACCAATAGTATGGAGGAGATGAATAACCTTGAAGTCATGGTGAAACAACCAATGAAGAGTAAGAAGTTTAAAACGAGCCTGAAGAGTGCTTCTCAACAGACTGTCAACACACAGGACAATGACA GCTTGAAGAGCCGCAGGCCATCAACAAAGAACAAATGTAGTCCATCCTGA
- the LOC139394481 gene encoding GRB2-related adaptor protein 2-like isoform X2: protein MEAVGKYDFTATAEDELSFRKGDNMKILGTNDDWLMAERHGKKGFIPRNYINIHLPSWYQESASRGEAQESLMTQPIGSFLIRGSQSTPGDFSISVRHEADVQHFKEKGFGQTRTSAPSSQPQLQQSLPRAPQPHLPLPSIPQPHLPLPSIPQPHQPHAPQPHQPLPSIPQPHHLLPRVPQPQQPLPRIPDPIPPPQRAAVTTGGGGLMQVRAQYDFNAEEKDELSFKAGDIIEVLECSDMSWWKGRLRGQMGVFPSNYTNPV from the exons ATGGAGGCAGTAGGTAAGTATGACTTTACTGCCACTGCTGAGGACGAGCTGAGCTTCAGGAAGGGAGACAACATGAAG ATCTTGGGCACCAATGATGACTGGTTGATGGCTGAGCGACATGGAAAGAAGGGATTCATACCACGTAACTACATCAACATTCACCTTCCCAG TTGGTACCAGGAGAGTGCTAGTCGAGGTGAGGCCCAGGAGTCTCTCATGACCCAGCCTATAGGATCCTTTCTGATCAGGGGCAGCCAGAGCACCCCAGGAGATTTCTCCATATCCgttag acacGAGGCAGACGTGCAGCACTTCAAG GAGAAGGGATTTGGCCAGACCAGGACATCAGCCCCATCCTCTCAGCCCCAGCTTCAGCAGTCCCTGCCCCGCGCACCCCAGCCTCACCTGCCCCTGCCCAGCATACCCCAGCCTCACCTGCCCCTGCCCAGCATACCCCAGCCTCACCAGCCCCACGCACCCCAGCCTCACCAGCCCCTGCCCAGCATACCCCAGCCTCACCATCTCCTGCCCCGTGTACCCCAGCCTCAACAACCCCTGCCCCGCATACCAGACCCTATACCcccaccacag CGTGCGGCCGTGACCACGGGGGGCGGTGGTCTGATGCAGGTGAGAGCTCAGTATGACTTCAACGCCGAGGAGAAGGACGAGCTGAGCTTTAAGGCCGGTGACATCATCGAGGTGCTGGAGTGTTCCGACATGTCATGGTGGAAAGGAAGACTGAGGGGACAAATGGGAGTGTTCCCTTCCAACTACACCAACCctgtatga
- the LOC139394481 gene encoding GRB2-related adapter protein-like isoform X1, with the protein MEAVGKYDFTATAEDELSFRKGDNMKILGTNDDWLMAERHGKKGFIPRNYINIHLPSWYQESASRGEAQESLMTQPIGSFLIRGSQSTPGDFSISVRHEADVQHFKVMADTRGQYYLWSEKFSSFNELVNYYMNNSVSKHSRIYLLDTETQEKGFGQTRTSAPSSQPQLQQSLPRAPQPHLPLPSIPQPHLPLPSIPQPHQPHAPQPHQPLPSIPQPHHLLPRVPQPQQPLPRIPDPIPPPQRAAVTTGGGGLMQVRAQYDFNAEEKDELSFKAGDIIEVLECSDMSWWKGRLRGQMGVFPSNYTNPV; encoded by the exons ATGGAGGCAGTAGGTAAGTATGACTTTACTGCCACTGCTGAGGACGAGCTGAGCTTCAGGAAGGGAGACAACATGAAG ATCTTGGGCACCAATGATGACTGGTTGATGGCTGAGCGACATGGAAAGAAGGGATTCATACCACGTAACTACATCAACATTCACCTTCCCAG TTGGTACCAGGAGAGTGCTAGTCGAGGTGAGGCCCAGGAGTCTCTCATGACCCAGCCTATAGGATCCTTTCTGATCAGGGGCAGCCAGAGCACCCCAGGAGATTTCTCCATATCCgttag acacGAGGCAGACGTGCAGCACTTCAAGGTGATGGCAGACACCAGAGGGCAGTATTACCTCTGGTCTGAGAAGTTCAGCTCCTTCAACGAGCTAGTGAACTATTACATGAACAACTCTGTCTCTAAACACAGCCGCATCTATCTGCTGGACACAGAAACACAG GAGAAGGGATTTGGCCAGACCAGGACATCAGCCCCATCCTCTCAGCCCCAGCTTCAGCAGTCCCTGCCCCGCGCACCCCAGCCTCACCTGCCCCTGCCCAGCATACCCCAGCCTCACCTGCCCCTGCCCAGCATACCCCAGCCTCACCAGCCCCACGCACCCCAGCCTCACCAGCCCCTGCCCAGCATACCCCAGCCTCACCATCTCCTGCCCCGTGTACCCCAGCCTCAACAACCCCTGCCCCGCATACCAGACCCTATACCcccaccacag CGTGCGGCCGTGACCACGGGGGGCGGTGGTCTGATGCAGGTGAGAGCTCAGTATGACTTCAACGCCGAGGAGAAGGACGAGCTGAGCTTTAAGGCCGGTGACATCATCGAGGTGCTGGAGTGTTCCGACATGTCATGGTGGAAAGGAAGACTGAGGGGACAAATGGGAGTGTTCCCTTCCAACTACACCAACCctgtatga